In Antechinus flavipes isolate AdamAnt ecotype Samford, QLD, Australia chromosome 3, AdamAnt_v2, whole genome shotgun sequence, a genomic segment contains:
- the LOC127557506 gene encoding claudin-16-like, giving the protein MGLAGRLGYCRLQAPMPGPSLLPLASLALLSTALLLTATWTDCWVVNSDDSLEVSHKCQGLWRACVTNLLDGIRTCDQYDSILATHPRRRVLTRALLLVAGMLCSCGLVALLLTLTQVQLLGTDPRIRVRLAWASGCLLGAGGFPGALGSLWFAVEVAMERTLPTHPRGPLTGYYEWGWSCWLGIVGSAGCMATALGLACCLPGLWLPGRRGHGHQFRSRLHPQAVYILDSSV; this is encoded by the exons ATGGGGCTGGCTGGACGTCTGGGTTACTGTCGCCTGCAGGCTCCAATGCCAGGACCCAGTCTCTTGCCACTAGCCAGTCTGGCCCTGCTCTCTACGGCCTTGCTGCTCACGGCCACCTGGACCGACTGCTGGGTGGTTAACTCAGATGACAGTCTGGAG GTAAGCCACAAATGCCAAGGGCTGTGGCGGGCGTGTGTCACCAATCTACTGGATGGCATTCGGACTTGCGACCAGTATGATTCCATCCTGGCCACACATCCAC gACGACGGGTGCTGACCAGGGCCCTGTTGCTCGTGGCTGGGATGCTGTGTAGCTGTGGGTTGGTGGCCCTGCTCCTCACTCTGACCCAAGTGCAGCTCCTAGGGACTGATCCCAGGATAAGGGTTCGACTGGCCTGGGCATCAGGATGCCTCTTAGGTGCCGGAG GGTTCCCTGGAGCACTGGGGTCACTCTGGTTTGCTGTGGAGGTGGCTATGGAGCGAACCCTACCTACTCATCCCCGAGGACCTCTTACTGGCTATTACGAGTGGGGCTGGTCTTGCTGGTTAGGTATTGTGGGATCTGCTGGCTGCATGGCCACTGCTTTGGGTCTGGCCTGCTGTCTTCCAGGCCTCTGGCTCCCAG GTAGGAGAGGCCATGGACACCAATTCAGAAGCCGGCTGCACCCACAGGCCGTATATATCCTGGACTCCAGTGTATAA
- the CLDN19 gene encoding claudin-19 — protein sequence MANSGFQLLGYFLALGGWVGIIASTALPQWKQSSYAGDAIITAVGLYEGLWMSCASQSTGQVQCKLYDSLLALDVHIQTSRALMVVSVLLGFIGVVVSVVGMKCTRVGDNNPVTKGRVAVSGGALFLLAGLCTLTAVSWYATLVTQEFFNPNTPVNARYEFGPALFVGWASASLIMLGGSFLCCTCPERERLSPQQPYRAGPASAAAREQIVKVPAPMRGDPGL from the exons ATGGCCAACTCCGGCTTCCAGCTCCTGGGCTACTTCCTGGCACTGGGGGGCTGGGTGGGCATCATCGCCAGCACAGCCCTGCCCCAGTGGAAGCAGTCCTCCTATGCGGGAGATGCCATCATCACGGCCGTGGGGCTCTACGAGGGACTCTGGATGTCCTGTGCCTCTCAGAGCACCGGCCAGGTGCAATGCAAGCTCTATGACTCTCTGCTGGCCCTGGACG TCCACATCCAGACTTCAAGAGCCCTCATGGTCGTCTCTGTGCTCTTGGGCTTCATCGGGGTGGTCGTCAGTGTGGTGGGCATGAAATGCACCCGCGTAGGAGACAACAACCCTGTGACAAAGGGCCGGGTTGCTGTCTCTGGAGGTGCCCTCTTCCTCCTGGCAG GGCTCTGTACGCTGACTGCAGTCTCCTGGTATGCCACGCTAGTAACCCAGGAGTTTTTCAATCCCAACACACCAGTCAATGCCAG gtATGAGTTTGGGCCAGCGCTGTTTGTGGGTTGGGCATCTGCCAGCCTCATTATGCTGGGAGGCTCCTTCCTCTGCTGCACCTGTCCTGAAAGAGAGAGACTCAGCCCCCAGCAACCCTATCGAGCTGGGCCTGCCTCTGCGGCTGCTCGGGA aCAAATTGTAAAAGTGCCTGCACCCATGAGGGGAGACCCAGGCTTGTAA